One segment of Aggregicoccus sp. 17bor-14 DNA contains the following:
- a CDS encoding adenylate/guanylate cyclase domain-containing protein, translating into MSSSPPASSSSPSASPLFGELLQRLGLATPAQVHEALELQAVTGERVGEALVRLGHVTREGLQQGLSEALGLNLPTAPRRPPLGELLVGLKHVTAAQRDEALVRQRRDGRRLGEVLVELGHCTYKQVYEALALQARVVGARPPEAARAEGGAASTAARRRVMVVDDSAIACALVQEGLVGLGYEVVCFQDPFEALEQVQRVQPALVLSDLEMPGLDGVALCLRLKEGSAAGVPVIILTANDMESRRVQGLRAGADDYIHKGASLEELSARIESVVRRTGETERMRKLFARYTSDAVVEEILKRPEEVVLTGERREVTVLFADLRNFTHLAERLTPERTVAVLNHVLGALSDAVLTCGGTLDKFLGDGLMAVFGAPVAREDDVVRALQAARMMVAAVEQLNAQPPAAIFETFIDELPALQLGVGINTGQVVVGTVGSALRTEYTCVGDAVNVASRLCALASPGEVLVGARTCELGEGSARFTPLAPVQLRGRSQPVQPFRAL; encoded by the coding sequence GTGTCCTCCTCTCCGCCCGCCTCCTCCTCCAGTCCCTCCGCGAGCCCCCTCTTCGGCGAGCTGCTGCAGCGCCTCGGGCTCGCCACGCCCGCGCAGGTGCACGAGGCGCTGGAGCTGCAGGCGGTGACGGGCGAGCGCGTGGGCGAGGCGCTGGTGCGCCTGGGCCACGTGACGCGCGAGGGGCTGCAGCAGGGGCTGAGCGAGGCGCTGGGGCTGAACCTGCCCACCGCGCCCCGGCGCCCGCCGCTGGGCGAGCTGCTGGTGGGGCTCAAGCACGTCACGGCCGCGCAGCGCGACGAGGCGCTGGTGCGCCAGCGGCGCGACGGGCGCCGGCTGGGGGAGGTCCTGGTGGAGCTGGGCCACTGCACCTACAAGCAGGTGTACGAGGCGCTCGCGCTGCAGGCGCGGGTGGTGGGCGCGCGCCCGCCCGAGGCGGCGCGGGCGGAGGGCGGGGCTGCGAGCACGGCCGCGCGCCGGCGGGTGATGGTGGTGGACGACAGCGCCATCGCCTGCGCGCTGGTGCAGGAGGGGCTGGTGGGCCTCGGCTACGAGGTGGTCTGCTTCCAGGACCCCTTCGAGGCGCTGGAGCAGGTGCAGCGCGTGCAGCCGGCGCTGGTGCTCAGCGACCTGGAGATGCCGGGGCTGGACGGCGTGGCGCTGTGCCTGCGGCTCAAGGAGGGCTCCGCGGCGGGCGTGCCGGTCATCATCCTCACCGCGAACGACATGGAGAGCCGCCGCGTGCAGGGCTTGCGCGCCGGGGCGGACGACTACATCCACAAGGGGGCGAGCCTCGAGGAGCTCAGCGCGCGCATCGAGAGCGTGGTGCGGCGCACCGGCGAGACCGAGCGCATGCGCAAGCTCTTCGCGCGCTACACCTCGGACGCGGTGGTGGAGGAGATCCTCAAGCGCCCCGAGGAGGTGGTGCTCACCGGCGAGCGGCGCGAGGTGACGGTGCTCTTCGCGGACCTGCGCAACTTCACCCACCTGGCCGAGCGCCTCACCCCCGAGCGCACGGTGGCGGTGCTCAACCACGTGCTGGGCGCGCTGAGCGACGCGGTGCTCACCTGCGGCGGCACGCTGGACAAGTTCCTGGGTGACGGGCTGATGGCCGTGTTCGGCGCGCCGGTGGCCCGCGAGGACGACGTGGTGCGCGCGCTGCAGGCCGCCCGCATGATGGTGGCCGCGGTGGAGCAGCTCAACGCCCAGCCCCCCGCCGCCATCTTCGAGACCTTCATCGACGAGCTGCCCGCGCTGCAGCTGGGGGTGGGCATCAACACGGGGCAGGTGGTGGTGGGCACGGTGGGCAGCGCGCTGCGCACCGAGTACACCTGCGTGGGCGACGCGGTGAACGTGGCCTCGCGGCTGTGTGCACTCGCCAGCCCGGGCGAGGTGCTGGTGGGGGCGCGCACCTGCGAGCTGGGCGAGGGCAGCGCGCGCTTCACCCCGCTCGCCCCGGTGCAGCTGCGCGGCCGCAGCCAGCCGGTGCAGCCCTTCCGCGCGCTGTAG
- a CDS encoding DUF938 domain-containing protein — translation MSHGDDRQYAPATERNREPLLAVLRELLPLPARVLEVASGTGQHAVFFARALPHLTWQPTDADPEALPSIEAWRRAEGLLNVLPAAALDVRGLPWPEALAGPWDALVCINMVHISPWEATQALLAGAARALRPGGRLALYGPYLVEGRPTAPTNLAFDASLRARNPAWGVRALEAVLAEGARHGLVRERVVDMPSNNLTVVLERR, via the coding sequence ATGAGCCACGGGGACGACCGGCAGTACGCGCCCGCCACCGAGCGCAACCGCGAGCCGCTGCTCGCCGTGCTGCGCGAGCTGCTCCCTTTGCCCGCGCGCGTGCTCGAGGTGGCGAGCGGCACCGGCCAGCACGCCGTCTTCTTCGCGCGCGCCCTGCCCCACCTCACCTGGCAGCCCACGGACGCAGACCCCGAGGCGCTGCCCAGCATCGAGGCGTGGCGGCGCGCGGAGGGGCTGCTCAACGTGCTGCCGGCCGCGGCGCTCGACGTGCGCGGCCTCCCCTGGCCCGAGGCGCTCGCAGGCCCCTGGGATGCGCTGGTGTGCATCAACATGGTGCACATCTCGCCGTGGGAGGCCACGCAGGCGCTGCTGGCCGGCGCGGCGCGCGCGCTGCGCCCCGGCGGACGGCTCGCGCTCTACGGGCCCTACCTCGTGGAGGGCCGCCCCACCGCGCCCACCAACCTCGCCTTCGACGCCTCCTTGCGCGCGCGCAACCCCGCCTGGGGCGTGCGCGCGCTGGAGGCAGTGCTCGCGGAGGGCGCGCGCCACGGGCTCGTGCGCGAGCGCGTGGTGGACATGCCGAGCAACAACCTCACCGTGGTGCTCGAGCGCCGCTAG
- a CDS encoding Uma2 family endonuclease gives MLRGMCAKPARPPATYADLEDLPTGWVGEIVGGELVASPRPAIPHALVATRLAGLLDGAFSRGRSGPGGWLVLCEPELRLGGEVLVPDLAAWRRERLPASLDVAAMSVAPDWLCEVLSPSTAAHDRAVKLPAYAREDVGHVWLVDPALRTLELLRLDGAHYTLLATHHGEAAVHAEPYEPLALELRLLWEA, from the coding sequence ATGCTCCGGGGCATGTGCGCGAAGCCTGCCCGCCCGCCTGCCACCTACGCCGACCTGGAGGATCTCCCCACCGGCTGGGTCGGGGAGATCGTCGGCGGCGAGCTGGTGGCGAGCCCGCGACCGGCCATCCCGCACGCGCTGGTGGCGACCCGACTCGCCGGGTTGCTGGATGGCGCGTTCAGCCGGGGGCGCAGCGGGCCGGGGGGCTGGCTGGTGCTGTGCGAGCCGGAGCTGCGCCTCGGCGGGGAGGTGCTCGTGCCGGACCTCGCGGCCTGGCGGCGCGAGCGCCTCCCGGCCTCGCTCGACGTGGCGGCGATGAGCGTTGCGCCCGACTGGCTCTGCGAGGTGCTCTCGCCCTCGACCGCGGCGCACGACCGGGCGGTGAAGCTGCCTGCGTATGCGCGTGAGGACGTGGGCCACGTGTGGCTCGTGGACCCGGCGCTGCGCACGCTCGAGCTGCTGCGCCTGGACGGCGCGCACTACACGCTGCTCGCCACGCACCACGGCGAGGCGGCGGTGCACGCCGAGCCCTATGAGCCGCTCGCCCTGGAGCTGCGGCTCCTGTGGGAGGCGTGA
- a CDS encoding trypsin-like peptidase domain-containing protein, protein MPPRSRWTRAVQLARVPALLGALAACGQPARQDPKPAPAPAAAAPTAAAPAPAAPAARTEPLAAGRPDSLADLVAQVKGAVAFVEVRTGPSHAPRGARLPFGGGFGGDDGQGPGWNPFAPQQQQPQRQGLGSGFLISADGLLLTNNHVVQDAQTIRVKLEGGQQYDGKLLGRDPLTDVALVQLQGVKEQLPFVKLGDSDALRVGDWVVAIGNPFGLSSSVSAGILSARARDIHAGPYDDFLQTDAAINPGNSGGPLFNLKGEVIGINTAIIGGGTGIGFAVPSNLVSALVPRLQKDGAITRGWLGLAAQDLSPELGRALGTDATAGALVASVNPGGPAARAGLKADDVIVALDGKPLASAGALTRSVGLQSPGHEVTLGVWRDGKRREEKVKLGTRPDLEGTGVQPRAQLDSGPDDGEGNGSSRRIGLALRPTPDGSPGAVIAGVEPGSPADRAGLQPGMVVVEAERQAVEDPQGLISKLRGAKSGSALLLRVEQDGQRGLRALAVP, encoded by the coding sequence ATGCCCCCCCGCTCCCGCTGGACCCGCGCGGTCCAGCTCGCCCGCGTCCCCGCCCTGCTCGGCGCCCTCGCCGCCTGCGGCCAGCCCGCGCGCCAGGACCCCAAGCCCGCGCCGGCCCCCGCGGCCGCTGCTCCCACCGCTGCCGCCCCCGCCCCGGCGGCCCCCGCCGCGCGCACCGAGCCGCTCGCCGCAGGCCGCCCCGACTCGCTCGCGGACCTCGTCGCGCAGGTGAAGGGCGCGGTCGCCTTCGTCGAGGTGCGCACCGGCCCCAGCCACGCCCCGCGCGGCGCGCGCCTGCCCTTCGGTGGAGGCTTCGGGGGAGATGACGGGCAGGGCCCCGGCTGGAACCCCTTCGCCCCGCAGCAGCAGCAGCCGCAGCGCCAGGGGCTGGGCTCCGGCTTCCTCATCAGCGCGGACGGCCTGCTGCTCACCAACAACCACGTGGTGCAGGACGCGCAGACCATCCGCGTGAAGCTCGAGGGCGGCCAGCAGTACGACGGCAAGCTGCTCGGACGCGACCCGCTCACCGACGTGGCGCTGGTGCAGCTGCAGGGCGTGAAGGAGCAGCTGCCCTTCGTGAAGCTCGGCGACTCGGACGCGCTGCGCGTAGGCGACTGGGTGGTGGCCATCGGCAACCCCTTCGGCCTCTCCTCCAGCGTGAGCGCGGGCATCCTCTCCGCCCGCGCGCGCGACATCCACGCCGGCCCCTACGACGACTTCCTGCAGACGGACGCCGCCATCAACCCGGGCAACAGCGGCGGGCCGCTCTTCAACCTGAAGGGCGAGGTCATCGGCATCAACACCGCCATCATCGGCGGCGGCACCGGCATCGGCTTCGCGGTGCCCAGCAACCTGGTGAGCGCGCTGGTGCCGCGGCTGCAGAAGGACGGCGCCATCACGCGCGGTTGGCTGGGGCTCGCCGCGCAGGACCTCAGCCCCGAGCTGGGACGCGCCCTGGGCACCGACGCCACCGCGGGCGCGCTCGTGGCCAGCGTGAACCCGGGGGGCCCCGCCGCCCGCGCCGGCCTGAAGGCAGACGACGTCATCGTCGCGCTGGACGGCAAGCCGCTCGCCTCCGCGGGCGCCCTCACCCGCAGCGTGGGCCTGCAGAGCCCCGGCCACGAGGTGACGCTCGGCGTGTGGCGCGACGGCAAGCGGCGCGAGGAGAAGGTGAAGCTCGGCACCCGGCCCGACCTCGAGGGCACCGGCGTGCAGCCGCGCGCCCAGCTGGACAGCGGCCCCGATGACGGCGAGGGCAACGGCAGCAGCCGCCGCATCGGGCTCGCCCTGCGCCCCACGCCCGACGGCAGCCCCGGCGCGGTCATCGCCGGCGTGGAGCCGGGCTCCCCCGCCGACCGCGCAGGGCTCCAGCCCGGCATGGTGGTGGTGGAGGCCGAGCGCCAGGCGGTGGAGGACCCGCAGGGGCTCATCTCCAAGCTGCGCGGCGCGAAGAGTGGCAGCGCCCTGCTGCTGCGCGTGGAGCAGGACGGCCAGCGCGGCCTGCGCGCGCTCGCCGTGCCCTGA
- a CDS encoding GNAT family N-acetyltransferase produces the protein MPHVVLEPLPELSTPRLRLRAPVLEDAHALLAIYGDPEAMRYAGQDPSQGVAQLREKLTRDLDTQRRGESARWSVTLPGQLHAVGYLGFFQWSQRERRAELGYMLAKPYWGQGLMKEALPHVVRFGFGVMRLHRMEARVDPRNTASMRLLQGLGFRQEGLLRDSALSEGAYCDTAVLGLLESEWR, from the coding sequence ATGCCCCACGTCGTCCTCGAGCCTCTCCCGGAGCTGTCCACCCCGCGCCTGCGCCTGCGCGCCCCGGTGCTCGAGGACGCGCACGCGCTGCTCGCCATCTACGGCGACCCCGAGGCGATGCGCTACGCCGGCCAGGACCCGAGCCAGGGCGTGGCGCAGCTGCGCGAGAAGCTCACGCGCGACCTGGACACCCAGCGCCGCGGCGAGTCCGCCCGCTGGTCCGTCACCCTGCCCGGACAGCTGCACGCCGTGGGCTACCTCGGGTTCTTCCAGTGGAGCCAGCGCGAGCGCCGCGCGGAGCTGGGCTACATGCTCGCCAAGCCCTACTGGGGCCAGGGCCTGATGAAGGAGGCGCTCCCCCACGTCGTGCGCTTCGGCTTCGGGGTGATGCGCCTGCACCGCATGGAGGCGCGCGTGGACCCGCGCAACACCGCCTCGATGCGCCTGCTGCAGGGGCTCGGCTTCCGCCAGGAGGGGCTGCTGCGCGACTCCGCCCTGTCCGAGGGCGCCTACTGCGACACCGCCGTGCTCGGGCTGCTCGAGAGCGAGTGGCGCTGA
- a CDS encoding multiheme c-type cytochrome, which yields MPAVSFKSVFIAVVLGTAIVVAALLINAKRPPVETAQPSAELVRATGKCAECHRRETSAVVHQFERSQHAVKGINCLDCHKPAEGQEAMEHRGFTLAKHLTAKNCAQCHTTEYEQFARSRHAGPSWAAVRGTEGFSPEQIALGEKFHPGWIKRPTHPVGVAEGESAMAGGCDACHAIGKPNADGSFGSCTQCHARHSTSVALAREPRTCGQCHMGPDHSQIEIFEESKHGVLFTAQRESFNLKADPKHLTTADMPAPTCSTCHMSGLEGLKVTHNPGERLGWFLFAPISTRRPAGDAGEQGMKEVCLKCHAHTQVESFYTNAEAVLQSTNEKVKGALDLTAALRKEGLIDAKPFDQPIKFVEFDLWHYFGRTAKHAAFMGGADFVQWHGNYELLKLRNELDTMAKELREGHGGAPVPKATKGTEAKP from the coding sequence ATGCCCGCCGTCAGCTTCAAGTCGGTGTTCATCGCCGTGGTGCTGGGTACGGCGATCGTGGTCGCGGCGCTGCTGATCAACGCGAAGCGCCCCCCGGTGGAGACGGCGCAGCCCAGCGCGGAGCTGGTGCGCGCCACCGGCAAGTGCGCCGAGTGCCACCGCCGGGAGACCTCCGCGGTGGTGCACCAGTTCGAGCGCAGCCAGCACGCGGTGAAGGGCATCAACTGCCTGGACTGCCACAAGCCCGCCGAGGGCCAGGAGGCGATGGAGCACCGCGGCTTCACGCTCGCCAAGCACCTCACCGCGAAGAACTGCGCGCAGTGCCACACGACCGAGTACGAACAGTTCGCGCGCAGCCGGCACGCGGGCCCCTCGTGGGCGGCGGTGCGCGGCACGGAGGGCTTCAGCCCGGAGCAGATCGCACTGGGGGAGAAGTTCCATCCGGGGTGGATCAAGCGCCCCACGCACCCGGTGGGCGTGGCCGAGGGCGAGTCCGCGATGGCGGGCGGCTGTGACGCCTGCCACGCCATCGGCAAGCCCAACGCGGACGGCTCCTTCGGCAGCTGCACGCAGTGCCACGCGCGCCACTCCACCTCGGTGGCGCTCGCGCGCGAGCCGCGCACCTGCGGCCAGTGCCACATGGGCCCGGACCACTCGCAGATCGAGATCTTCGAGGAGTCCAAGCACGGCGTGCTCTTCACCGCGCAGCGCGAGAGCTTCAACCTGAAGGCGGACCCCAAGCACCTGACCACCGCGGACATGCCCGCGCCCACCTGCTCCACCTGCCACATGAGCGGCCTGGAGGGGCTCAAGGTGACGCACAACCCGGGCGAACGCCTCGGCTGGTTCCTCTTCGCCCCCATCTCCACGCGCCGCCCCGCCGGAGACGCGGGCGAGCAGGGCATGAAGGAGGTGTGCCTCAAGTGCCACGCGCACACCCAGGTGGAGAGCTTCTACACGAACGCCGAGGCGGTGCTGCAGTCCACCAACGAGAAGGTGAAGGGCGCGCTCGACCTCACGGCGGCGCTGCGCAAGGAGGGCCTCATCGACGCGAAGCCCTTCGACCAGCCCATCAAGTTCGTGGAGTTCGACCTCTGGCACTACTTCGGCCGCACCGCGAAGCACGCGGCCTTCATGGGCGGCGCGGACTTCGTGCAGTGGCACGGCAACTACGAGCTGCTCAAGCTGCGAAACGAGCTGGACACGATGGCGAAGGAGCTGCGCGAGGGCCACGGCGGCGCGCCGGTGCCCAAGGCCACGAAGGGCACCGAGGCGAAGCCGTGA
- a CDS encoding tryptophan 2,3-dioxygenase, translated as MSTPNKRDLEPGIVTDLAGRTTYGSYLQLDRLLDSQAPRSSPAHHDELLFIIQHQTSELWMKLLVHELDAAVRFIQADRLEPSFKIFARVGQIQRMLFEQWSVLETLTPNEYLEFRDTLGPASGFQSHQYRTLEFLLGNKNAQALAPFAHTPAVYQQLKDYLQRPSVYDEFLRYLARAGHDVPRDRVERDWSQPYEASAGVMEVVRRIYEGISSGSDEHWDAYEMCEKLVDVEERFQLWRYRHMMTVQRIIGFKQGTGGSSGVGFLRKALDLRFFPELWDVRTTLAPPPRR; from the coding sequence ATGAGCACTCCGAACAAGCGCGACCTCGAGCCCGGCATCGTCACCGACCTCGCGGGGCGCACGACCTACGGCAGCTACCTGCAGCTGGACCGGCTGCTGGACAGCCAGGCGCCGCGCAGCAGCCCCGCGCACCACGACGAGCTGCTCTTCATCATCCAGCACCAGACGAGCGAGCTGTGGATGAAGCTGCTCGTGCACGAGCTGGACGCCGCCGTGCGCTTCATCCAGGCGGACCGGCTGGAGCCCTCGTTCAAGATCTTCGCGCGGGTGGGGCAGATCCAGCGCATGCTCTTCGAGCAGTGGAGCGTGCTGGAGACGCTCACCCCCAACGAGTACCTCGAGTTCCGCGACACGCTGGGCCCCGCCTCCGGCTTCCAGAGCCACCAGTACCGGACGCTGGAGTTCCTGCTGGGCAACAAGAACGCCCAGGCGCTCGCGCCCTTCGCGCACACCCCCGCGGTGTACCAGCAGCTCAAGGACTACCTGCAGCGCCCCAGCGTGTACGACGAGTTCCTGCGCTACCTCGCGCGCGCGGGGCACGACGTGCCCCGGGACCGCGTGGAGCGCGACTGGAGCCAGCCCTACGAGGCGAGCGCGGGCGTGATGGAGGTGGTGCGCCGCATCTACGAGGGCATCTCCTCCGGCAGCGACGAGCACTGGGACGCGTACGAGATGTGCGAGAAGCTGGTGGACGTGGAGGAGCGCTTCCAGCTCTGGCGCTACCGCCACATGATGACCGTGCAGCGCATCATCGGCTTCAAGCAGGGCACCGGCGGCTCCTCGGGCGTGGGCTTCCTGCGCAAGGCGCTGGACCTGCGCTTCTTCCCGGAGCTGTGGGACGTGCGCACCACGCTCGCCCCGCCGCCGCGCCGCTAG
- a CDS encoding cell wall protein, which translates to MSVDKAFREMIRNEIEVQLKPLRDVVSRLEEGSADLDALRDVAERLMPFAEAMGPLFGAVPGAGGARGGRAGQGGAALARRGPGRPRGSGKNVLAAGGGAGGARRGRKPGAAAAAGAAEGARACAIIDCQNPARTKGYCAAHYQKLRMLVKTDRKPAAWAEYAPPHSVPDLVLPRGRAASKALKERQGGSAQS; encoded by the coding sequence ATGTCCGTGGACAAAGCCTTTCGTGAAATGATTCGCAACGAGATCGAGGTGCAGCTCAAGCCCCTGCGCGACGTGGTGTCGCGCCTGGAGGAGGGCAGCGCGGACCTCGATGCCCTGCGCGACGTGGCCGAGCGCCTGATGCCCTTCGCCGAGGCGATGGGCCCGCTCTTCGGCGCGGTGCCGGGCGCGGGTGGCGCGCGCGGCGGGCGCGCGGGGCAGGGCGGCGCGGCGCTCGCGCGCCGGGGGCCGGGCCGTCCTCGCGGCAGCGGCAAGAACGTGCTCGCGGCGGGCGGCGGCGCGGGCGGCGCACGGCGTGGGCGCAAGCCGGGTGCGGCGGCGGCGGCCGGTGCGGCCGAGGGCGCGCGCGCGTGCGCCATCATCGACTGCCAGAACCCCGCGCGCACCAAGGGCTACTGCGCGGCGCACTACCAGAAGCTGCGCATGCTGGTGAAGACGGACCGCAAGCCGGCCGCGTGGGCCGAGTACGCGCCGCCCCACAGCGTGCCGGACCTGGTGCTGCCGCGCGGGCGCGCCGCGTCCAAGGCGCTCAAGGAGCGCCAGGGCGGCAGCGCGCAGTCGTAG
- a CDS encoding hemerythrin domain-containing protein — translation MGPFDYLAEMHRDLEERFEAVESADPDDVQPLTAELVEALRLHSRLEERHLYPLIGRVQGRARARQGVEDHLTLRELMAEMEDLRPSSFEWLARLLALKDVVMAHVQEEEAQDFPRLQAALEPHEQEELQRSLERTHVELLRDMHGMPAPVGAMPILEPLRWDA, via the coding sequence ATGGGACCCTTCGACTACCTGGCGGAGATGCACCGTGACCTCGAGGAGCGCTTCGAGGCCGTGGAGTCAGCCGACCCCGACGACGTGCAGCCCCTCACCGCGGAGCTGGTGGAGGCGCTGCGACTGCACTCCCGACTCGAGGAGCGCCACCTCTACCCGCTCATCGGGCGCGTGCAGGGCCGCGCCCGCGCGCGCCAGGGCGTGGAGGACCACCTCACCCTGCGCGAGCTGATGGCGGAGATGGAGGACCTGCGCCCGAGCAGCTTCGAGTGGCTCGCGCGCCTGCTCGCGCTCAAGGACGTGGTGATGGCGCACGTGCAGGAGGAGGAGGCGCAGGACTTCCCCCGCCTGCAGGCCGCGCTCGAGCCGCACGAGCAGGAGGAGCTGCAGCGCTCCCTGGAGCGCACCCACGTGGAGCTGCTGCGCGACATGCATGGCATGCCCGCGCCGGTGGGCGCCATGCCCATCCTCGAGCCGCTGCGCTGGGACGCGTGA
- a CDS encoding lysophospholipid acyltransferase family protein, which produces MALFSEPLLPELPAPVRGGVRQAVFRAAEAGARASARYHRARLLGGEHLPREGAALLVGNHGLWGYETPAFFSLVQRASGRYPVGLAEHGFFRIPLVRTVLPWLGGVPGTRESALAQLSEGRLVVCYPGGARETFKPPHRHYMLRWERSLGFARLAAEAQVPVLPFAGYGVDDTFLYPGDGQLGVQLAPEEKYRMPLVMPLPLPVRLSFALGAPLEPPPRGAPEAQLAAFRDRVAARVRWLLAEACHG; this is translated from the coding sequence ATGGCGCTGTTCTCCGAGCCGCTGCTTCCCGAGTTACCCGCGCCGGTGAGGGGCGGGGTGCGCCAGGCGGTGTTCCGCGCGGCAGAGGCCGGCGCGCGGGCGAGCGCGCGCTACCACCGCGCGCGGCTCTTGGGCGGCGAGCACCTGCCGCGCGAGGGGGCGGCGCTGCTGGTGGGAAACCACGGGCTGTGGGGCTACGAGACGCCCGCCTTCTTCAGCCTCGTGCAGCGCGCGAGCGGGCGCTACCCGGTGGGGCTCGCCGAGCACGGCTTCTTCCGCATCCCGCTGGTGCGCACGGTGCTGCCGTGGCTGGGCGGGGTGCCGGGCACGCGCGAGAGCGCGCTCGCGCAACTCTCCGAGGGGCGGCTCGTGGTGTGCTACCCGGGCGGCGCGCGCGAGACCTTCAAGCCGCCGCACCGCCACTACATGCTGCGCTGGGAGCGCAGCCTCGGCTTCGCGCGGCTCGCTGCCGAGGCGCAGGTGCCGGTGCTGCCCTTCGCGGGCTACGGCGTGGACGACACCTTCCTCTACCCGGGCGACGGGCAGCTGGGGGTGCAGCTCGCGCCCGAGGAGAAGTACCGCATGCCGCTGGTGATGCCCCTGCCCCTGCCGGTGCGCCTCTCCTTCGCCCTGGGCGCGCCCCTGGAGCCCCCGCCGCGCGGCGCGCCCGAGGCGCAGCTCGCGGCCTTCCGCGACCGGGTGGCGGCCCGCGTGCGCTGGCTCCTCGCCGAGGCCTGCCATGGCTAG
- a CDS encoding alpha/beta fold hydrolase: protein MASPRALERAPAPPPPQRRAPLQQRGGSAPLVPALEDVQLGYALPLEERPVLGSTVRLFTFPGESTDVARTVVCLPGLGASGRSFALQRPLARSLRLLLWTPPLHTPLTHTPLEWNLRVLESPEAQLPARFALVGSSFGSLVALSFALRHPERVSALVLVSPVATVRRIRRVALSLSTLVRAPMPLTYLFAPLVARALGGLHLPAEGRAEIVREARRISGAEMLRRLKDVLAADLVPQLSGLRVPTLVVHGARDHLVPLEAAQSVQAAIPGARMALLPHASHLPYMSHPQEFNAAVGDFLAEHLPRAALPSDAREAAAAEAPGDPTPAR from the coding sequence ATGGCTAGCCCGCGCGCGCTCGAGCGCGCCCCCGCCCCGCCGCCTCCACAGCGCCGCGCGCCGCTGCAGCAGCGCGGGGGCTCGGCGCCCCTGGTGCCGGCGCTCGAGGACGTGCAGCTGGGCTACGCGCTGCCGCTCGAGGAGCGGCCGGTGCTGGGCAGCACGGTGCGCCTCTTCACCTTCCCGGGCGAGAGCACGGACGTGGCGCGCACGGTGGTGTGCCTGCCGGGGCTGGGCGCCAGCGGCCGCTCCTTCGCGCTGCAGCGGCCGCTCGCGCGCAGCCTGCGGCTGCTGCTGTGGACGCCGCCCTTGCACACGCCCCTCACCCACACTCCGCTCGAGTGGAACCTGCGGGTGCTCGAGAGCCCCGAAGCGCAGCTGCCCGCGCGCTTCGCGCTCGTGGGCTCCTCCTTCGGCAGCCTCGTGGCGCTCTCCTTCGCGCTGCGCCACCCGGAGCGGGTGAGCGCGCTGGTGCTGGTGAGCCCGGTCGCGACCGTGCGGCGCATCCGGCGCGTCGCGCTCAGCCTCAGCACCCTGGTGCGCGCGCCCATGCCGCTCACCTACCTGTTCGCCCCGCTCGTGGCGCGCGCGCTGGGCGGGCTGCACCTGCCGGCCGAGGGGCGCGCGGAGATCGTGCGCGAGGCGCGGCGCATCAGCGGCGCCGAGATGCTGCGCCGGCTCAAGGACGTGCTCGCCGCGGACCTGGTGCCGCAGCTCTCCGGGCTGCGCGTGCCCACCCTGGTGGTGCACGGCGCGCGCGACCACCTGGTGCCGCTGGAGGCCGCGCAGTCCGTGCAGGCGGCCATCCCGGGCGCGCGCATGGCGCTGCTGCCGCACGCGAGCCACCTGCCGTACATGAGCCACCCGCAGGAGTTCAACGCGGCGGTGGGGGACTTCCTCGCCGAGCACCTGCCGCGCGCGGCGCTGCCCTCGGACGCGCGCGAGGCCGCGGCCGCTGAAGCGCCTGGAGACCCGACCCCCGCCCGCTGA